From one Neovison vison isolate M4711 chromosome 1, ASM_NN_V1, whole genome shotgun sequence genomic stretch:
- the PHF10 gene encoding PHD finger protein 10 isoform X3 has protein sequence MILKRTPMMGPSRPKGGEWAQETAAGVVRRRARTLERRDLSHKEKLYLRELNVITETQCTLGLTALRSDEVIDLMIKEYPAKHAEYSVILQEKERQRITDHYKEYSQLQQQNTQKVEASKVPEYIKKAAKKAAEFNSNLNRERMEERRAYFDLQTHVIQVPQGKYRVLPTERTKVSSYPVALIPGQFQEYYKRYSPDELRYLPLNTALYEPPLDPELPALDSDGDSDDAEDGRGDEKRKHKGTSDSSSGNVSEGEGLPEGQEEPFQGRQRSKDKAATPRKDASKRSVLSKSVPGYKPKVIPNALCGICLKGKESNKKGKAESLIHCSQCDNSGHPSCLDMTMELVSMIKTYPWQCMECKTCIICGQPHHEEEMMFCDVCDRGYHTFCVGLGAIPSGRWICDCCQRAPPTPRKVGRRGKNSKEG, from the exons ATGATACTGAAGAGAACTCCAATGATGGGACCCAGCCGTCCAAAAGGAGGCGAATGGGCTCAGGAGACAGCTGCAGGAGTTGTGAGACGTCGAGCCAGGACCTTGG AGCGACGAGATTTGTCCCATAAGGAGAAACTCTACCTGCGGGAGCTGAATGTCATCACGGAGACGCAATGTACTCTAG GTTTAACAGCATTGCGCAGTGATGAAGTGATTGATTTAATGATAAAAGAATATCCAGCCAAACATGCTGAGTACTCTGTTATTTTACAAGAAAAAGAGCGTCAGCGAATTACAGATCATTATAAAGAGTATTCT CAACTGCAACAACAGAACACTCAGAAAGTTGAAGCCAGCAAAGTGCCTGAGTACATTAAGAAAGCTGCCAAAAAAGCAGCCGAATTTAACAGCAACTTAAACCGGGAGCGTATGGAAGAACGAAGAGCTTACTTCGACTTGCAGACGCAC GTCATCCAGGTGCCTCAAGGGAAGTACAGAGTGTTGCCGACAGAGCGAACCAAGGTCAGCTCCTACCCGGTGGCCCTCATCCCCGGACAGTTCCAGGAATACTACAAAAG GTACTCCCCAGATGAGCTGCGGTATCTGCCGCTCAACACCGCGCTCTACGAGCCCCCCCTGGACCCTGAGCTGCCGGCCCTTGACAGCGATGGCGACTCAGACGATGCCGAGGACGGTCGAGGCGACGAGAAACGGAAACACAAAGGGACTTCG GACAGCTCCTCTGGCAACGTGTCCGAGGGGGAAGGCCTTCCCGAGGGCCAGGAGGAGCCCTTCCAGGGAAGACAGAGATCCAAGGACAAAGCTGCTACTCCAAGAAAAGACGCTTCCAAACGTTCTGTACTGTCCAAGTCAGTCCCTGGGTACAAG CCAAAGGTCATTCCAAATGCTCTATGTGGAATTTGTCTGAAGGGTAAGGAGTCCAACAAGAAAGGGAAGGCTGAATCACTCATACACTGCTCCCAGTGTGACAATAGTG gcCATCCTTCTTGCCTGGATATGACCATGGAGCTTGTTTCTATGATTAAGACCTACCCATGGCAATGTATGGAATGTAAAACTTGCATTATATGTGGACAACCCCACCATGAAGAGGAAATGATGTTCTGTGATGTGTGTGACAGAGGTTATCATACTTTTTGTGTGGGCCTTGGTGCTATTCCATCAG GTCGCTGGATTTGTGACTGTTGTCAGCGAGCCCCCCCCACACCCAGGAAAGTGGgcagaagggggaaaaacagCAAAGAGGGATAA
- the PHF10 gene encoding PHD finger protein 10 isoform X1 has translation MAAAAGPGTALSPRPCDSDPATPGAPSPKDDTEENSNDGTQPSKRRRMGSGDSCRSCETSSQDLGFSYYPAENLIEYKWPPDETGEYYMLQEQVSEYLGVTSFKRKYPDLERRDLSHKEKLYLRELNVITETQCTLGLTALRSDEVIDLMIKEYPAKHAEYSVILQEKERQRITDHYKEYSQLQQQNTQKVEASKVPEYIKKAAKKAAEFNSNLNRERMEERRAYFDLQTHVIQVPQGKYRVLPTERTKVSSYPVALIPGQFQEYYKRYSPDELRYLPLNTALYEPPLDPELPALDSDGDSDDAEDGRGDEKRKHKGTSDSSSGNVSEGEGLPEGQEEPFQGRQRSKDKAATPRKDASKRSVLSKSVPGYKPKVIPNALCGICLKGKESNKKGKAESLIHCSQCDNSGHPSCLDMTMELVSMIKTYPWQCMECKTCIICGQPHHEEEMMFCDVCDRGYHTFCVGLGAIPSGRWICDCCQRAPPTPRKVGRRGKNSKEG, from the exons GATGATACTGAAGAGAACTCCAATGATGGGACCCAGCCGTCCAAAAGGAGGCGAATGGGCTCAGGAGACAGCTGCAGGAGTTGTGAGACGTCGAGCCAGGACCTTGG CTTTAGCTACTACCCAGCAGAAAATTTGATAGAGTACAAGTGGCCGCCTGACGAAACAGGAGAATACTACATGCTTCAGGAGCAAGTCAGTGAATACTTGGGTGTGACCTCCTTTAAACGGAAATATCCAG atttagAGCGACGAGATTTGTCCCATAAGGAGAAACTCTACCTGCGGGAGCTGAATGTCATCACGGAGACGCAATGTACTCTAG GTTTAACAGCATTGCGCAGTGATGAAGTGATTGATTTAATGATAAAAGAATATCCAGCCAAACATGCTGAGTACTCTGTTATTTTACAAGAAAAAGAGCGTCAGCGAATTACAGATCATTATAAAGAGTATTCT CAACTGCAACAACAGAACACTCAGAAAGTTGAAGCCAGCAAAGTGCCTGAGTACATTAAGAAAGCTGCCAAAAAAGCAGCCGAATTTAACAGCAACTTAAACCGGGAGCGTATGGAAGAACGAAGAGCTTACTTCGACTTGCAGACGCAC GTCATCCAGGTGCCTCAAGGGAAGTACAGAGTGTTGCCGACAGAGCGAACCAAGGTCAGCTCCTACCCGGTGGCCCTCATCCCCGGACAGTTCCAGGAATACTACAAAAG GTACTCCCCAGATGAGCTGCGGTATCTGCCGCTCAACACCGCGCTCTACGAGCCCCCCCTGGACCCTGAGCTGCCGGCCCTTGACAGCGATGGCGACTCAGACGATGCCGAGGACGGTCGAGGCGACGAGAAACGGAAACACAAAGGGACTTCG GACAGCTCCTCTGGCAACGTGTCCGAGGGGGAAGGCCTTCCCGAGGGCCAGGAGGAGCCCTTCCAGGGAAGACAGAGATCCAAGGACAAAGCTGCTACTCCAAGAAAAGACGCTTCCAAACGTTCTGTACTGTCCAAGTCAGTCCCTGGGTACAAG CCAAAGGTCATTCCAAATGCTCTATGTGGAATTTGTCTGAAGGGTAAGGAGTCCAACAAGAAAGGGAAGGCTGAATCACTCATACACTGCTCCCAGTGTGACAATAGTG gcCATCCTTCTTGCCTGGATATGACCATGGAGCTTGTTTCTATGATTAAGACCTACCCATGGCAATGTATGGAATGTAAAACTTGCATTATATGTGGACAACCCCACCATGAAGAGGAAATGATGTTCTGTGATGTGTGTGACAGAGGTTATCATACTTTTTGTGTGGGCCTTGGTGCTATTCCATCAG GTCGCTGGATTTGTGACTGTTGTCAGCGAGCCCCCCCCACACCCAGGAAAGTGGgcagaagggggaaaaacagCAAAGAGGGATAA
- the C1H6orf120 gene encoding UPF0669 protein C6orf120 homolog encodes MAAAWKRALLVLLASQVASSAGFPEEDEVPGEWVLLHVVQGQIGAGNYSYLRLNHEGKIVLRMQSLKGDADLYVSDSTLHPSFDDYALQSVTCGPDAVSIPAHFRRPVGIGVYGHPSHHESEFEMKVYFDRSAEQSPFAEVAASDGRDPGHRHAPAPEDAPPEEESVLWTVLISLLKLVLEVLF; translated from the coding sequence ATGGCTGCGGCCTGGAAGCGCGCGCTGCTGGTCCTGCTGGCCTCGCAGGTGGCGTCCTCGGCGGGCTTCCCGGAGGAGGACGAGGTTCCCGGGGAGTGGGTGCTGCTGCACGTCGTGCAGGGCCAGATCGGAGCCGGGAACTACAGCTACTTGAGGCTGAACCACGAGGGGAAGATCGTTCTCCGGATGCAGAGCTTGAAGGGGGACGCGGACCTGTACGTGTCGGACAGCACCCTGCACCCCAGCTTCGACGACTACGCGCTGCAGTCCGTCACGTGCGGCCCCGACGCGGTGTCCATCCCCGCGCACTTCCGGCGGCCCGTGGGCATCGGCGTCTACGGGCACCCGTCGCACCACGAGAGCGAGTTCGAGATGAAGGTGTACTTCGACCGCAGCGCGGAGCAGTCCCCGTTCGCCGAGGTGGCGGCCTCGGACGGCAGGGACCCGGGGCACAGGCACGCGCCGGCCCCCGAGGACGCGCCCCCGGAGGAGGAGTCGGTGCTCTGGACCGTCCTGATCAGCCTCCTGAAGCTGGTGCTGGAGGTCCTGTTCTGA
- the PHF10 gene encoding PHD finger protein 10 isoform X2 yields the protein MAAAAGPGTALSPRPCDSDPATPGAPSPKDDTEENSNDGTQPSKRRRMGSGDSCRSCETSSQDLGFSYYPAENLIEYKWPPDETGEYYMLQEQVSEYLGVTSFKRKYPERRDLSHKEKLYLRELNVITETQCTLGLTALRSDEVIDLMIKEYPAKHAEYSVILQEKERQRITDHYKEYSQLQQQNTQKVEASKVPEYIKKAAKKAAEFNSNLNRERMEERRAYFDLQTHVIQVPQGKYRVLPTERTKVSSYPVALIPGQFQEYYKRYSPDELRYLPLNTALYEPPLDPELPALDSDGDSDDAEDGRGDEKRKHKGTSDSSSGNVSEGEGLPEGQEEPFQGRQRSKDKAATPRKDASKRSVLSKSVPGYKPKVIPNALCGICLKGKESNKKGKAESLIHCSQCDNSGHPSCLDMTMELVSMIKTYPWQCMECKTCIICGQPHHEEEMMFCDVCDRGYHTFCVGLGAIPSGRWICDCCQRAPPTPRKVGRRGKNSKEG from the exons GATGATACTGAAGAGAACTCCAATGATGGGACCCAGCCGTCCAAAAGGAGGCGAATGGGCTCAGGAGACAGCTGCAGGAGTTGTGAGACGTCGAGCCAGGACCTTGG CTTTAGCTACTACCCAGCAGAAAATTTGATAGAGTACAAGTGGCCGCCTGACGAAACAGGAGAATACTACATGCTTCAGGAGCAAGTCAGTGAATACTTGGGTGTGACCTCCTTTAAACGGAAATATCCAG AGCGACGAGATTTGTCCCATAAGGAGAAACTCTACCTGCGGGAGCTGAATGTCATCACGGAGACGCAATGTACTCTAG GTTTAACAGCATTGCGCAGTGATGAAGTGATTGATTTAATGATAAAAGAATATCCAGCCAAACATGCTGAGTACTCTGTTATTTTACAAGAAAAAGAGCGTCAGCGAATTACAGATCATTATAAAGAGTATTCT CAACTGCAACAACAGAACACTCAGAAAGTTGAAGCCAGCAAAGTGCCTGAGTACATTAAGAAAGCTGCCAAAAAAGCAGCCGAATTTAACAGCAACTTAAACCGGGAGCGTATGGAAGAACGAAGAGCTTACTTCGACTTGCAGACGCAC GTCATCCAGGTGCCTCAAGGGAAGTACAGAGTGTTGCCGACAGAGCGAACCAAGGTCAGCTCCTACCCGGTGGCCCTCATCCCCGGACAGTTCCAGGAATACTACAAAAG GTACTCCCCAGATGAGCTGCGGTATCTGCCGCTCAACACCGCGCTCTACGAGCCCCCCCTGGACCCTGAGCTGCCGGCCCTTGACAGCGATGGCGACTCAGACGATGCCGAGGACGGTCGAGGCGACGAGAAACGGAAACACAAAGGGACTTCG GACAGCTCCTCTGGCAACGTGTCCGAGGGGGAAGGCCTTCCCGAGGGCCAGGAGGAGCCCTTCCAGGGAAGACAGAGATCCAAGGACAAAGCTGCTACTCCAAGAAAAGACGCTTCCAAACGTTCTGTACTGTCCAAGTCAGTCCCTGGGTACAAG CCAAAGGTCATTCCAAATGCTCTATGTGGAATTTGTCTGAAGGGTAAGGAGTCCAACAAGAAAGGGAAGGCTGAATCACTCATACACTGCTCCCAGTGTGACAATAGTG gcCATCCTTCTTGCCTGGATATGACCATGGAGCTTGTTTCTATGATTAAGACCTACCCATGGCAATGTATGGAATGTAAAACTTGCATTATATGTGGACAACCCCACCATGAAGAGGAAATGATGTTCTGTGATGTGTGTGACAGAGGTTATCATACTTTTTGTGTGGGCCTTGGTGCTATTCCATCAG GTCGCTGGATTTGTGACTGTTGTCAGCGAGCCCCCCCCACACCCAGGAAAGTGGgcagaagggggaaaaacagCAAAGAGGGATAA